GGTGTAGCCGTCGGGCGTGGCGCGGGCCACCTGCTCCATGCCCATGGAACCGCCGGCGCCAGCCTTGTTCTCGACCACGATGGTCTGCTTCAGGTCACGGCCGGCGTACTCGGCCACCAGGCGCGCCACGATGTCGGTCGAACCGCCGGCGGCGAACGGCACCACCAGCTTGATGGGACGGGCGGGATAGTCGGCGGCTTGGGCGATGCCGGCGAAGGACAGGGTAGCGAACATGCCGGCGAGCGCGAAGCGCGCGGATCGGCCCAGAAGGCGGCGGGACATGGGGATGACTCCGAAAGTTGAAGGTCAGTCGACAAGGCCGCCAGTGTCCGAACTTTACGATCCCCTTTCAAACGACTATATTGCACGGCTTCATTACCAATGGTCATGCTAGATGCGACTGCACTCGCCCTCCATGTCCGAACTGCACGCCTTCGTGACGGCGGCACGCCTGGGCAGCTTCACCCGCGCCGCGGAGGTCTTGTGCGTCACCCAGGGCGCCGTCAGCCGCGCCATTTCCCGCCTGGAAGCGCATTTCGGCCAGCCGCTGATGCATCGCAACGCCCATGGCCTGACCCTGACTGAAACCGGACGCCGCCTGTACGACGGCACGCAAGGCCCGCTGCAGCAGATCGAATCGCTCAGCGCCGGATTGCGTGCCAACGACCGCCGCCTGCGCCTGACGCTGTCGACGGTGCCGACGCTGGCCAGCGCCTGGCTGGTGCCCCGCCTGTCCGACTTTCACGCGCGCCATCCGGATATCCAGCTCGGCTTCGCGGCCTACCGCCGCAACGAGGACTTTTCGGGCGCGACGCCCGATGCCAGCATCCTGTCCGGCCTGCCCGAGCAATGGCCTGGCTGGCAGGTGGACTACGTTATCGGGCGTGAACTGGTCGTGATCTGCCACCCCGCCCGGCTGGCGGCGCGGCGCGCGCAGGGACTCTGGGAGACCCCGGCCGGCCTGCTTGGGGAGCCGCTGCTGTATCACTCGAATGGCATGGACAACTGGATGCAGTGGCTGGCCGCTGCTGGCGTGCCGCGCGCCTCGGTCCAGCTGTCCAATGGTTTCGACCAGGTTTCCATCCTGGTCCGCGCCGTCATGGCTGACATGGGTATCGCGGTGCTGCAGCGCTGCCTGGTCCGCGACGACCTGCAGGCGGGACGCGTGGCGGCCCCGTTTCCCGACCTGCCCATACGCATCGCCCGCGGCTATCACTTATGCGCGCCGGCCCAGCGCCGCGACCACTATGCGCTGGCCTGCTTCCGGCTATGGCTGCTGGAGACTGCCGGGCAAGATCCCGACGTGGTCGCCGCCGGCCCGGGTTGAGCGGCAGCAAGCAACATGTGGTTTCGTGTGACGGAGAACAACTGCGACGAAATGAAAACGGGCTCCTGAGGAGCCCGTCCGGATGGCGCAGCGAATAGCTCAGGGCGCGAGCTTGAACCCCAGGTCCACGCCCCACTTGTCGGTTTCACGCAGCCATTTCGCCCCGCAATTCAGGCAGCGGAAGTGGTCTTCACGGCTTTCTTCCCGGCCCTTCTGCGTCGGGTTGGTGAATCCCTGATGCCCCAGATGGGCATGCGGCGCAACGCCAGCAAGCCCAGGGTTAATGCGTTGGCAAGCCAGGCACATAACGCTCATTGATGCTTCCCTACAAACATAGTAACCAAATTGTAAGGGATTCCACCAATACTTTTCTATCAATATATGACGATAAATCCAAAAATAATTGTTAACGCCACAATTAAACAACGGTCGGCATGGCGGACAGGCAGGTAGCCAGGTGGTATGGGGAGGTCGAAGGCATGTCCGCGCGCACCACCGCCCCGTCCGCGTCCAGGCATTCGTACCAGCCGCCAGCGTGCAGGAAACGCGCGCGGAACATGGCCAGGCCGGCCTCCAGCGCGGGCAGATCCCCCAGCACGCCGAGCACCCGCAA
The sequence above is drawn from the Achromobacter xylosoxidans genome and encodes:
- a CDS encoding LysR substrate-binding domain-containing protein; the encoded protein is MRLHSPSMSELHAFVTAARLGSFTRAAEVLCVTQGAVSRAISRLEAHFGQPLMHRNAHGLTLTETGRRLYDGTQGPLQQIESLSAGLRANDRRLRLTLSTVPTLASAWLVPRLSDFHARHPDIQLGFAAYRRNEDFSGATPDASILSGLPEQWPGWQVDYVIGRELVVICHPARLAARRAQGLWETPAGLLGEPLLYHSNGMDNWMQWLAAAGVPRASVQLSNGFDQVSILVRAVMADMGIAVLQRCLVRDDLQAGRVAAPFPDLPIRIARGYHLCAPAQRRDHYALACFRLWLLETAGQDPDVVAAGPG